The Candidatus Atribacteria bacterium ADurb.Bin276 genome has a window encoding:
- the ltaE gene encoding Low specificity L-threonine aldolase — translation MLTFNHYHSQWIDLRSDTVTHPTEEMLDAMVKADVGDDVYQDDPTTRQLEELAAKMVGKDAALFVPSGTFGNQLALISHTDRGDEVLIPESNHIVMHEVGASAVIAGVQLRCIPDVNGRITIKDLQRRFRDGDIHNPRTGLICLENAHSSGKVIPLSDMKEIFKYSRSLGIPIHLDGARIFNAALALKIDATDISQSCDSVMFCLSKGLCAPIGSILAGSKFFIDRARKNRKLMGGGLRQSGYLAAAGIISLEKMVQRLVVDHENAQYLANQIGEIPGLEVFDDRLDINMVFFRIQKRNFDSNAFVHFLSKKNVKINPPMAEEYRLVTHYWIDKRKIDWVIMIIKEYMQKAL, via the coding sequence TTGTTAACTTTTAACCACTACCATAGCCAATGGATAGATTTAAGAAGTGATACTGTAACTCATCCTACTGAAGAAATGTTAGATGCCATGGTTAAAGCTGATGTAGGTGACGATGTATATCAAGATGACCCTACTACGCGGCAGTTAGAAGAATTAGCCGCAAAAATGGTTGGGAAAGATGCTGCATTGTTTGTTCCTTCAGGGACCTTTGGAAATCAATTAGCTCTGATTTCCCACACCGATAGAGGTGATGAAGTACTCATACCAGAGAGTAATCATATTGTTATGCACGAGGTTGGAGCATCAGCGGTAATCGCCGGAGTTCAGTTACGATGTATCCCTGATGTTAATGGTCGTATCACTATTAAAGATCTGCAACGCCGTTTTCGTGATGGGGATATCCATAATCCACGAACTGGTTTAATATGCCTTGAAAATGCCCATTCTTCAGGGAAGGTAATACCTCTATCCGATATGAAAGAAATTTTTAAATATAGTAGGTCATTAGGTATACCAATTCATCTTGATGGAGCTCGAATTTTTAATGCTGCCTTGGCATTGAAAATTGATGCGACCGATATAAGCCAATCCTGTGATTCGGTGATGTTTTGTCTTTCTAAGGGTTTATGTGCACCGATTGGTTCAATTTTAGCGGGAAGTAAATTCTTTATTGACCGGGCTCGAAAAAATCGTAAATTGATGGGTGGTGGTCTTCGTCAAAGTGGATATTTAGCTGCTGCCGGAATAATTTCATTGGAAAAAATGGTTCAACGGCTTGTTGTTGATCACGAAAATGCCCAATATTTAGCAAATCAGATCGGAGAAATCCCCGGATTGGAAGTTTTTGATGACCGACTTGATATAAACATGGTTTTTTTCCGAATTCAAAAGAGAAATTTTGATTCAAATGCCTTCGTTCATTTTTTGAGTAAAAAAAATGTTAAAATCAATCCTCCTATGGCAGAAGAATATCGCTTGGTTACTCATTATTGGATCGATAAAAGGAAAATTGATTGGGTAATCATGATAATAAAAGAATATATGCAAAAAGCGCTTTGA